One part of the Streptomyces lydicus genome encodes these proteins:
- a CDS encoding biotin transporter BioY, producing the protein MSTAALTPSGTVLADLLPAATASRARVRDAALVVGGAALTGLAAQIAVPVPGSPVPVTGQTFAALLVGASLGAGRGLLSLALYALAGLAGLPWFAAGTSGAGATFGYIVGMLLAAGLVGALARRGGDRGVLRTAATMAAGTAVIYGVGVPYLALSAHLPLGQAAAVGLVPFLIGDALKAALAMGALPTAWKLAGRRG; encoded by the coding sequence ATGAGCACCGCCGCCCTCACCCCTTCCGGTACGGTCCTGGCCGACCTGCTGCCGGCCGCCACCGCCTCCCGCGCCCGCGTCCGTGACGCCGCGCTGGTCGTCGGCGGCGCCGCGCTCACCGGTCTCGCGGCGCAGATCGCCGTCCCGGTCCCCGGCTCCCCGGTCCCGGTCACCGGCCAGACCTTCGCCGCGCTCCTGGTCGGCGCCTCGCTCGGCGCGGGCCGCGGTCTGCTCTCGCTCGCGCTGTACGCCCTGGCGGGCCTCGCCGGCCTGCCGTGGTTCGCCGCCGGCACCTCCGGCGCCGGCGCCACCTTCGGCTACATCGTCGGCATGCTGCTGGCCGCCGGCCTGGTGGGCGCGCTGGCCCGCCGCGGCGGCGACCGCGGCGTGCTGCGCACCGCCGCCACCATGGCCGCCGGCACCGCCGTGATCTACGGCGTCGGCGTCCCCTACCTCGCGCTGAGCGCGCACCTGCCCCTCGGCCAGGCCGCCGCCGTGGGCCTGGTGCCGTTCCTGATCGGCGACGCGCTCAAGGCCGCGCTGGCGATGGGGGCCCTGCCGACTGCCTGGAAGCTGGCCGGCCGCCGCGGCTGA
- a CDS encoding amino acid permease, protein MHDTPTTAGQTALGEGTGRQEPLSGGLKQRHLTMLGLGGVIGAGLFVGSGAGIAVAGPGIVLSYLIAGALATLIMRMLGEMSAAMPASGAFSVHAERALGRWAGFSVGWLYWFLLVVVLAVEATGAAQIAHGWAPAVPQWGWVLIFMVVFTAANLAAVKNFGEFEFWFAALKVTAIVLFLVLSLLAVFGVLPGTEPVGTANLTGHGGFLPHGWAGVVSGVLAVVFAFGGLEVVTIAAAESDDPARAVGRAVRSAVWRILFFYVGSMLVIVALLPWSSMRPGHSPYVAVLDGIGVPGAGQIMNIVVFVALLSALNANLYGSSRMVFSLAERGEAPRALLKVSGGGVPRRAVLASVAFGFVSVLLNLKWPDSVFLYMLNSVGAVLLFVWGLIAVSQLRLRPRIEREAPGKLTLRMWAFPYLTWVALLAMAGVVVLMLTDDTARPQLLWSAGATGAVLLVAGVRELRARRTRR, encoded by the coding sequence ATGCACGACACACCGACCACCGCCGGGCAGACCGCGCTCGGCGAGGGAACCGGCCGGCAGGAACCGCTGTCAGGGGGGCTCAAGCAGCGCCATCTGACGATGCTGGGGCTGGGCGGGGTGATCGGCGCGGGCCTGTTCGTGGGGTCCGGCGCGGGCATCGCGGTGGCCGGTCCGGGGATCGTGCTGTCGTATCTGATCGCGGGCGCGCTGGCGACGCTGATCATGCGGATGCTCGGTGAGATGTCGGCGGCGATGCCGGCCTCCGGGGCGTTCTCGGTGCACGCGGAGCGGGCGCTGGGCCGCTGGGCCGGCTTCAGCGTGGGGTGGCTGTACTGGTTCCTGCTGGTCGTGGTGCTGGCGGTGGAGGCCACCGGCGCGGCGCAGATCGCCCACGGCTGGGCGCCGGCGGTGCCGCAGTGGGGCTGGGTGCTGATCTTCATGGTCGTGTTCACCGCGGCCAACCTGGCGGCGGTGAAGAACTTCGGCGAGTTCGAGTTCTGGTTCGCGGCGCTGAAGGTCACCGCGATCGTGCTGTTCCTGGTGCTGAGCCTGCTGGCGGTCTTCGGCGTGCTGCCCGGTACGGAGCCGGTCGGGACGGCGAACCTCACCGGGCACGGCGGGTTCCTGCCGCACGGCTGGGCCGGGGTGGTCTCCGGGGTGCTGGCCGTGGTGTTCGCCTTCGGCGGGCTGGAGGTCGTCACCATCGCCGCGGCCGAGTCGGACGACCCGGCGCGCGCGGTGGGCCGGGCGGTGCGCAGCGCGGTGTGGCGGATCCTGTTCTTCTACGTCGGCTCGATGCTGGTCATCGTGGCGCTGCTGCCGTGGTCGTCGATGCGGCCGGGCCACAGCCCGTACGTGGCGGTGCTGGACGGCATCGGGGTGCCGGGCGCCGGCCAGATCATGAACATCGTGGTGTTCGTGGCGCTGCTCTCGGCGCTGAACGCCAACCTCTACGGCTCCTCGCGGATGGTGTTCTCGCTGGCCGAGCGCGGCGAGGCGCCGCGGGCGCTGCTGAAGGTGTCCGGGGGCGGGGTGCCGCGCCGGGCGGTGCTGGCCTCGGTGGCCTTCGGCTTCGTCTCGGTGCTGCTGAATCTGAAGTGGCCGGATTCGGTCTTCCTTTACATGCTCAACTCGGTCGGCGCGGTGCTGCTGTTCGTCTGGGGTCTGATCGCGGTGTCCCAGCTGCGGCTGCGCCCCCGCATCGAACGCGAGGCGCCCGGGAAGCTCACCCTGCGGATGTGGGCGTTCCCCTATCTGACCTGGGTGGCGCTGCTGGCGATGGCCGGGGTCGTGGTGCTGATGCTGACCGACGACACGGCACGTCCGCAGCTGCTGTGGTCGGCGGGGGCGACCGGCGCGGTGCTGCTCGTGGCGGGCGTACGGGAGCTGCGGGCGCGCCGTACGCGGCGCTGA
- a CDS encoding ribose-5-phosphate isomerase, producing the protein MRVYLGSDHAGFDLKNHLVEWLKAHGHEPVDCGPHIYDAQDDYPPFCLRAAEQTAADPDSLGIVIGGSGNGEQIAANKVKGVRAALAWSVETAKLGREHNNANVVSVGARMHTQDEATTFVEVFLRTPYSGEDRHTRRIEMLAAYETTGELPAIPAHHPQG; encoded by the coding sequence ATGCGCGTGTATCTCGGCTCCGACCATGCAGGGTTCGACCTCAAGAACCACCTCGTCGAGTGGCTCAAGGCCCACGGCCACGAGCCCGTCGACTGCGGCCCCCACATCTACGACGCCCAGGACGACTACCCGCCGTTCTGCCTGCGCGCCGCGGAGCAGACCGCAGCCGACCCGGACAGCCTCGGCATCGTGATCGGCGGCTCCGGCAACGGCGAGCAGATCGCCGCCAACAAGGTCAAGGGCGTACGCGCCGCGCTGGCCTGGAGTGTGGAGACCGCCAAGCTCGGCCGCGAGCACAACAACGCCAACGTCGTCTCCGTCGGCGCCCGGATGCACACCCAGGACGAGGCGACCACCTTCGTCGAGGTCTTCCTGCGCACCCCCTACTCGGGCGAGGACCGGCACACCCGCCGCATCGAGATGCTCGCCGCGTACGAGACCACCGGTGAACTGCCGGCCATCCCTGCCCACCACCCGCAGGGCTGA
- a CDS encoding Fpg/Nei family DNA glycosylase, producing MPEGHTIHRLALDHRARFEGERVRVSSPQGKFAAGAALVDGQVMTTAEAHGKHLFLGFGPPPRTSDEPPAPAPFDRGDPQHWIHVHLGLFGKLGFGAGTAPPPTETVRLRLATPDAYADLRGPTTCALITDAEKQAIHDRLGPDPLRPGDDPGLAWQRISRSRTTIAALLLDQKVIAGVGNVYRAEVLFRHAVDPYLPGRELTRDLWDALWADLVFLMGEGVRHNRIDTVRPEHLPEAMGRPPRVDDHGGEVYVYRRDRQGCHICGAEIRTAGLAARNLFWCPGCQPATALR from the coding sequence GTGCCCGAGGGCCACACGATCCACCGGCTCGCCCTGGACCACCGCGCCCGCTTCGAGGGCGAACGGGTCCGCGTGAGCAGCCCGCAGGGCAAGTTCGCCGCCGGTGCCGCGCTCGTCGACGGCCAGGTCATGACGACCGCCGAGGCCCACGGCAAGCACCTCTTCCTCGGCTTCGGCCCGCCCCCGAGGACCTCCGACGAACCCCCGGCCCCCGCTCCGTTCGACCGGGGGGACCCCCAGCACTGGATCCACGTCCACCTCGGCCTCTTCGGCAAGCTCGGCTTCGGTGCCGGCACCGCCCCGCCGCCCACCGAGACCGTACGGCTGCGGCTGGCCACCCCGGACGCCTATGCCGACCTCCGCGGCCCCACCACCTGCGCACTGATCACCGACGCCGAGAAGCAGGCGATACACGACCGCCTCGGCCCCGACCCGCTGCGCCCCGGCGACGACCCCGGCCTCGCCTGGCAGCGGATCTCCCGCAGCCGGACGACCATCGCGGCGCTGCTCCTCGACCAGAAGGTCATCGCAGGCGTCGGCAACGTCTACCGCGCCGAGGTCCTCTTCCGGCACGCCGTCGACCCGTACCTGCCCGGCCGTGAGCTCACCCGCGACCTGTGGGACGCCCTCTGGGCCGACCTGGTGTTCCTGATGGGCGAGGGCGTCCGCCACAACCGCATCGACACCGTGCGGCCCGAGCACCTGCCCGAGGCCATGGGCCGCCCGCCGCGCGTCGACGACCACGGCGGTGAGGTGTACGTCTACCGCCGCGACCGGCAGGGCTGCCACATCTGCGGCGCCGAGATCCGCACCGCCGGCCTCGCCGCCCGCAACCTCTTCTGGTGCCCGGGCTGCCAGCCGGCCACGGCGCTCCGCTGA
- a CDS encoding amino acid permease, whose product MGAHPSPRSPGAGGTPTAVPPVGDPGSGPAGGQSQDGLQAGLKNRHLSMIAIGGVIGAGLFVGSGAGIAAAGPGILLSYALTGLLVVLVMRMLGEMAAASPASGSFSAYADRALGRWAGFTIGWLYWFFWSVVLAVEATAAGAILTGWVPAVPQWAWALLVMIVLTGTNLVSVGSFGEFEFWFAGIKVVAIVVFIVVGALAVFGLPPGDHAAGMANLTGHGGFLPHGPGAILSGMLLVVFSFMGSEIVTLAAGESPNPVQAVRKAVNSVIWRIALFYIGSIAVIVTLLPWNDPAVVKSPYVAVLTSLDIPYAGTVMDVVVLTAVLSCLNSGLYTASRMAFSLGQRGDAPKSFATVNKGGVPAVAIWASVAFGFIATIFSYTSKDTIFQFLLNSSGAVALFVWLVICFSQLRMRRTLERETPERLTVRMWLYPWLTYATIGLIVFVVGYMFYDPDGREQMVLSVVAAVVVLAVGLILDRRRPRERAADAGTAEVVERA is encoded by the coding sequence ATGGGCGCGCACCCTTCCCCTCGCTCTCCTGGTGCCGGGGGCACCCCCACTGCGGTACCCCCTGTCGGCGATCCCGGCAGCGGACCCGCCGGGGGGCAGTCGCAGGACGGGCTGCAGGCGGGGCTGAAGAACCGCCATCTGTCGATGATCGCCATCGGCGGGGTGATCGGCGCCGGCCTGTTCGTCGGCTCCGGGGCGGGCATCGCGGCGGCCGGCCCGGGCATCCTGCTCTCGTACGCGCTGACCGGTCTGCTGGTCGTGCTGGTGATGCGGATGCTGGGCGAGATGGCCGCGGCCTCCCCCGCCTCGGGCTCGTTCTCCGCGTACGCCGACCGGGCGCTGGGCCGCTGGGCGGGCTTCACGATCGGCTGGCTGTACTGGTTCTTCTGGTCGGTGGTGCTGGCCGTCGAGGCGACCGCGGCCGGCGCGATCCTCACCGGCTGGGTCCCGGCCGTCCCGCAGTGGGCCTGGGCGCTGCTGGTGATGATCGTGCTGACCGGCACGAACCTGGTGTCGGTGGGGTCGTTCGGCGAGTTCGAGTTCTGGTTCGCCGGGATCAAGGTCGTGGCGATCGTGGTGTTCATCGTGGTCGGCGCGCTGGCGGTCTTCGGGCTGCCGCCGGGTGACCACGCGGCGGGGATGGCCAATCTGACCGGGCACGGCGGGTTCCTGCCGCACGGTCCGGGCGCGATCCTCTCCGGCATGCTGCTGGTGGTCTTCTCGTTCATGGGCAGCGAGATCGTCACGCTGGCCGCGGGCGAGTCGCCCAACCCCGTGCAGGCCGTGCGCAAGGCCGTCAACAGCGTCATCTGGCGGATCGCGCTGTTCTACATCGGCTCGATCGCGGTGATCGTGACGCTGCTGCCGTGGAACGACCCGGCGGTGGTCAAGAGCCCGTACGTGGCGGTGCTGACGTCGCTGGACATCCCGTACGCCGGCACCGTGATGGACGTGGTGGTGCTGACCGCGGTGCTGTCCTGTCTGAACTCCGGGCTGTACACCGCCTCGCGGATGGCGTTCTCGCTCGGCCAGCGGGGCGACGCGCCGAAGTCGTTCGCGACGGTCAACAAGGGCGGGGTGCCGGCGGTGGCGATCTGGGCCTCGGTCGCCTTCGGCTTCATCGCGACGATCTTCAGCTACACGTCGAAGGACACCATCTTCCAGTTCCTGCTGAACTCCTCGGGTGCGGTGGCCCTGTTCGTGTGGCTGGTCATCTGCTTCTCGCAGCTGCGGATGCGGCGGACCCTGGAGCGGGAGACGCCGGAGCGGCTGACGGTGCGGATGTGGCTGTACCCGTGGCTGACGTACGCGACGATCGGGCTGATCGTCTTCGTCGTCGGCTACATGTTCTACGACCCGGACGGGCGCGAGCAGATGGTGCTGTCGGTGGTCGCGGCCGTGGTGGTGCTGGCGGTCGGACTCATCCTGGACCGGCGGCGGCCGCGGGAGCGGGCGGCGGACGCGGGGACGGCCGAGGTCGTCGAGCGCGCGTAG